Below is a genomic region from Isosphaeraceae bacterium EP7.
GTTGCTCAGGGTATTCAGTCGGCTACGCCTGGACGACGGGTAGAGGTAGAAGCTGGGAACGAACGTGAGCAGGCCCAGGAAGATCAGCGAAGCGAGCGAGAGCCATGTCGGCGGGCTCAGGGCGTAGATGTAAAAGGCGACTACATTCCAGAGCGAGGGGAAGCCCAGGAAATAGCCGTCGCTGGTCTTGATCGAAACCTGACAGAAGCCGTAGACGCTGGCCATCAGCGGCAGGAGGAGCCAGGCTTCCTGCCCATCGGGCAGGGACTTGGCCCGCCAGAGCAGGAGCAAGGGGAGGAAGGTGTAGTTGAGGAAGTCGATGATGTCATCGAGCCGCCGACCGTCGAAGCCGGGCACGACCTCGCGGATCCTAACCTTGCGGGCGAGGGTGCCGTCGGTGGCGTCGATGAACGTGGCGATGGCCATCAAGGCGAAGGCCCAGCTGAAGTCCGAAGGAGTTCCTCGGACGATCGCCAGCGCGATGCCGGCGGCTGCGACCAGCCCCAGCGCGGTGTAGCCGTGGACGCACCAGCCCAGGATCGGGCCAATCTTGCCGAGGGGCGTCTCGTCGGGTGCGACGGGTTCGATGGCGTGGGCCGGCATGGGCGTCGGTCGACCTCGGTTCGTTCGGGGCCTGGGGCGTCAGCTCGGGTTCGTTTCGTATTGAGGCGAATGAGGGCCGCGCCGGGGATTGGGCGCGACCCCATCGTCGATCATAACTCGAATGATCAGGCGGGTTTGTGGGCGACGTAGATGCCCCACTTCATGTCGCCGGCCTTGCAGTAGCCGTCCTTGGCGAGCCAGCGCTCGAGCAGGTAGTTCAGGTCCTGCTCGCCGAAGATGGCCAGGAACTCGTCCCGGTTGTTCTTCAGGCGGTCGGCCTCGCGCTGCATGATTTCGAGGAAAGTCGCGGTGGCGTCCTCGGCGTGGACGTCGACGAAGCCGGCCCCTTCGAGGAGCTTGCCGTAGCTGGCCGGATCGGTCAGGGAATAGCCGGTCTTCTTGACGTAGGCCTGGAATTCGGCCGAGCCCGCGCCCACGCCCTTGGCATAGTCGGTGATGACCAGCGTGCCGCCGGGGGCCATCAGGTCGAAGAGCCGCTTGAAGAGCCGGGGCTTGTCCGGGATGTGCATCAGGGCATCGCGGCTCCAGATGACGTCGAATGGCTCCTTGAACTCGGTGGTCAGGATGTCGCCAAGAATGGTTGTGACTGAGTCGCCGACGCCCGCCTTGGCGGCGTTCTCATTGGCGAGCGTGACCATCTCCTCGGCGAGGTCGATGCCGACGACCTTGGCGCCGTAAGTCTTGGCGAGATAGAAGGCTGCGCCACCGATGCCGCTGCCGACGTCGAGGATCCGGGCTCCCGGCTTGAGCGCCGCCTTGATCCGGCCGACGAGGTTGTCGGTCGTTTCCTGGCCGCCTGTGCTGATGTAGCCCTCGCCGAAGATCTTCTCGTAGCGGAGGATGCTCGCCCGGCTGTACTGGCCGTTATTGTCGAACTTCTGGCCCTGCTCGCTCGACGTCGCCGTCGTGGTCATATCGGAACCTTGCTTCTGATGGGGGAACACGGGGACGCATGCGGGCCGGTCGGCCGGGGCCCCGCGGCGGGTCGTCCCCTCGCTTCGGAAGGAACTCGGGACGGAACTCGGATTGAGATTGTAAGGAAAGCCAACGCCCACGGCCAAGACTTTCGATCGAGGTTTTCGCGGGATCAGGCCGCCCATCAAAGGGCTACGAGCGAGGACATGACTCCGTCGGCCCGCTCGTCGAGTTGGCGACGGACCCGTCGATAGGCGTCGAAGTTTTCGGTGGCATAGGCCTGATAGTCGAAATCAATCGAAGAGGTCGCCGACTGGATGCACGACCAGAGCGCCTCGCGTAGCAACGAGGCGACCTTGAAGATGCGCAACTCGCTCATCAGGTCGATGCTCAGTTCCCGATCACCCAGATAGTGGGCAAGCAGGGTCTGCTCCTGATCGTCGTCCAGCCTGCAGTTGGCCGAGACTCCCGCCAGGTCGAAGAGCGGGTGGCCGATGCCGGCGTACTCCCAATCCACCAGCGAAATCCGCTCGCCATCATTGAGTATGTTGGCCGGCAGCAAGTCGTTATGACAGAGCACCGGCGTGAACGGCTGAATGCGGCGGGCGAGGGATCGGGCATCGTCCACCAACTCGTCGACGTCATCTGGAAGTGAGGCTTGCAGGACCTTGGCATTCTCGGCGTAGGTGCGGATGGTCTGGAATGAGGAAAAATAGAGCATCTCGCCCGAGAGCCCATCCCAGGCATCGTGAAGTTTGCGCAACGTGGCCGCGAGCCTCACCAGGCAGTCAGTCGCTTGCATGGACTCCGCGGTCATCGTCCGGGCGTCGAGATATCGGGTGACAAGCAATCCCGGCTCGTGGTGGACGATCTCGGGGGCGATTCCCAGGCTCGACGCCGCGGCCTGACAGGCGACCTCATTGCGGCGATCGACGCCGAGCAGGGGAAGGTCGGCGCCAGACCTGGCGACGAACTTCCGACCGCTTGCGTCGACGACCAGCTCATTCCGATTGGTAATCCCGCCTGGCAGGGGATCGATGGCGATCGGCTCACGCCAGATCGGCAGACTCCGCAGGCGGGGGTGATGAGTCTGGTCTGGCGTCATCTTCGGTCGCAGTAGGTTGGGGCGGGCCGATCGAGGGGCGGGTCCGGGCATGATAACGGGCGAGAACCCGGGTGGCGAGGGGGCAACTCGTCGCCTCTCAGCGACGGGTGGCGCGGACGACTCGCGGGTGATTGGCGTGGTCGCGGATGGTCGGGGCGAGGTCGAACTCGGGGTGTCCGGAGATCAGGGAACGGACCTCGGCCTCCTGAGCCGAGCCGATTTCGAGGATCAGGTGGCCGCCCGGCTTGAGCATCGGGATGGCGTCGCGCACGAGGGGCTCGACCACGCGCAGGCCGTCGGGGCCGCCGTCGAGGGCCAGGTGGGGTTCGTAGTCGCGGACGCCGACCTCGAGCCCGGCCAAATCTCCCGCCTTGATATAGGGGGGATTGGAGATGATCAGGTCGAACGGGCCGAGGTCTGCCAGTGGCTCCAGCAGGCTGCCCTCGTGGAAGGTCACCTGGTGCTCGAGCACCAGCTCTTTCGCATTGGCGCGGGCGACGGCCAACGCCTCCGGGCTGAGGTCGACGGCGTGGAACCTGGCCTCGCGGTTCGAGTTCGAGCAAGCCAGGGCCAGGCAGCCGGAGCCGGTGCCGATGTCGGCACACAGGACGGGCCCTTTGCCCTTGGTCAGGCCGATGAACTCGACGACCACGAATTCGCTATCAGGCCTGGGGATCAGGACCGCGGGGCTGACCTTCAAGCTCAGGGCGTAGAACTCTTTATGGCCGGTGAGGTAAGCAACCGGAGACCCCTCCGCTCGCTTGCGAACCAGCTCGCGGAATCGGGTTCGATTGGCTTCGTTCGGCTCGGAGTCGAACTGGGTATAAAGCTTGACCCTGGGCCATCCTTGGACGTGGGCGAGCAGCACCTCGGCGTCGAGCCGGGGGCTTTCCGAGCCCTTCTTCTTGAGGAAGTCGGCGGTCCAGGTCAGGAGCCGGCCGACGGTCCAGGTTTCGGTGTTGGGCATGGCGGCTCGCGTCTGGGAGGGACGACACGGAGATAGGGCCGGCCGGATGAGGAACATCGTGTCAGACGTGTCAGATATCGCCGAGCTGCTCGCGGCGGTCGTGGTCGATCAGGGCCAGAGTGAGCGGGTCGAGGTCGCCCTGGATGATCCGGTCGAGGTGATAGAGAGTCAGGCCGATCCGGTGGTCGGTCACACGGTTCTGGGGGAAGCTGTAGGTCCTGATGCGCTGGGAGCGATCTCCGGAGCCGATCAGGGTGCGGCGTTGCTCGGCCCGCTGGGCGTTGGCCTTCGCCTGGGTCTGGTCGAAGAGGCGGCTGCGGAGCAGGCGGAGGGCCTTGGCGCGGTTCTTGTGCTGGCTCCGCTCGTCGCGGCAGACGACGACGATCCCGCTGGGCAGGTGCGTCATCCGCACGGCACTCTCGGTCTTGTTCTGGTGCTGGCCGCCCGGCCCGCCGGCCCGCATCACGTCAATCTGGAGGTCTTCGGTCCTGACCTCGACGTCCACTTCTTCGGGCTCGGGGAGCACGGCGACGGTGGCGGCCGAGGTGTGAACTCGCCCCTGGGCTTCGGTTTCGGGGACGCGCTGGACCCGGTGCCCGCCGCTCTCGAACTGGAGGTTGCGGAAGGCCCCGTCGCCGGCGACGCCGAAGGTGGCCTCGCGGAATCCGCCCAGCTCGGTGGGGACGACGTCGATGACCTCGAACGTCCAGCCCTTGGTCTCGGCGTACCTGCGATACATCTCGTAGAGGTCGCGAGCGAAGAGGGCCGCCTCGTCGCCGCCGATTCC
It encodes:
- a CDS encoding CDP-alcohol phosphatidyltransferase family protein; the encoded protein is MPAHAIEPVAPDETPLGKIGPILGWCVHGYTALGLVAAAGIALAIVRGTPSDFSWAFALMAIATFIDATDGTLARKVRIREVVPGFDGRRLDDIIDFLNYTFLPLLLLWRAKSLPDGQEAWLLLPLMASVYGFCQVSIKTSDGYFLGFPSLWNVVAFYIYALSPPTWLSLASLIFLGLLTFVPSFYLYPSSRRSRLNTLSNALGAVWAAVLIPGFWLMQENPESTAWQTGYWLVAVSLFYVIFYLGASWLVTLKHWFSPTP
- a CDS encoding methyltransferase domain-containing protein; the protein is MTTTATSSEQGQKFDNNGQYSRASILRYEKIFGEGYISTGGQETTDNLVGRIKAALKPGARILDVGSGIGGAAFYLAKTYGAKVVGIDLAEEMVTLANENAAKAGVGDSVTTILGDILTTEFKEPFDVIWSRDALMHIPDKPRLFKRLFDLMAPGGTLVITDYAKGVGAGSAEFQAYVKKTGYSLTDPASYGKLLEGAGFVDVHAEDATATFLEIMQREADRLKNNRDEFLAIFGEQDLNYLLERWLAKDGYCKAGDMKWGIYVAHKPA
- a CDS encoding phosphotransferase yields the protein MTPDQTHHPRLRSLPIWREPIAIDPLPGGITNRNELVVDASGRKFVARSGADLPLLGVDRRNEVACQAAASSLGIAPEIVHHEPGLLVTRYLDARTMTAESMQATDCLVRLAATLRKLHDAWDGLSGEMLYFSSFQTIRTYAENAKVLQASLPDDVDELVDDARSLARRIQPFTPVLCHNDLLPANILNDGERISLVDWEYAGIGHPLFDLAGVSANCRLDDDQEQTLLAHYLGDRELSIDLMSELRIFKVASLLREALWSCIQSATSSIDFDYQAYATENFDAYRRVRRQLDERADGVMSSLVAL
- the prmC gene encoding peptide chain release factor N(5)-glutamine methyltransferase gives rise to the protein MPNTETWTVGRLLTWTADFLKKKGSESPRLDAEVLLAHVQGWPRVKLYTQFDSEPNEANRTRFRELVRKRAEGSPVAYLTGHKEFYALSLKVSPAVLIPRPDSEFVVVEFIGLTKGKGPVLCADIGTGSGCLALACSNSNREARFHAVDLSPEALAVARANAKELVLEHQVTFHEGSLLEPLADLGPFDLIISNPPYIKAGDLAGLEVGVRDYEPHLALDGGPDGLRVVEPLVRDAIPMLKPGGHLILEIGSAQEAEVRSLISGHPEFDLAPTIRDHANHPRVVRATRR
- the prfA gene encoding peptide chain release factor 1, producing MFEKLQADYLRFQELDAALLDPAVTSDPSRLAGLAKERSALAKLAIPYGRYLDLSRRVTEARALVEAEPDFEMRQYAEAEIEELEVERIREGDALRTVLYDRVAGTDRPSLIIEIRAGIGGDEAALFARDLYEMYRRYAETKGWTFEVIDVVPTELGGFREATFGVAGDGAFRNLQFESGGHRVQRVPETEAQGRVHTSAATVAVLPEPEEVDVEVRTEDLQIDVMRAGGPGGQHQNKTESAVRMTHLPSGIVVVCRDERSQHKNRAKALRLLRSRLFDQTQAKANAQRAEQRRTLIGSGDRSQRIRTYSFPQNRVTDHRIGLTLYHLDRIIQGDLDPLTLALIDHDRREQLGDI